One window from the genome of Synergistetes bacterium HGW-Synergistetes-1 encodes:
- a CDS encoding 1-(5-phosphoribosyl)-5-amino-4-imidazole-carboxylate carboxylase, translated as MEVRLDADRSRRKGFSEVIFCEGKSEKQLLDIAEKIKAQRLDTAFSRMAEDQFRTVVSVIEDFRYDPLSRVGHTHFGEINKNGALIAVVSAGSTDVPTAEEAAQIIEFFGSKADRFYDVGVAGIHRLFNVLPDIRKADVVIVAAGMDGALPSVVSGLVSSLVIGLPTSVGYGIAEKGNTALRSMLCSCSPGLVVVNIDNGVGAALSALAASKIKCSEPGQFNLLDE; from the coding sequence ATGGAAGTAAGGCTTGACGCTGACAGAAGCAGAAGAAAGGGTTTTTCAGAGGTCATTTTCTGCGAAGGAAAGTCTGAAAAACAGCTTCTTGACATTGCAGAAAAGATAAAAGCCCAAAGACTGGACACTGCCTTCAGCAGGATGGCTGAGGATCAGTTCAGGACAGTTGTTTCTGTAATAGAGGATTTCAGATATGATCCTCTTTCGCGTGTCGGACATACTCATTTTGGTGAGATAAATAAAAACGGAGCCCTCATAGCTGTCGTTTCTGCAGGAAGCACGGATGTGCCGACAGCTGAAGAGGCTGCTCAGATAATAGAGTTTTTCGGTTCAAAAGCGGATAGGTTTTATGATGTCGGAGTCGCCGGTATACACCGCCTTTTTAACGTTTTGCCTGATATAAGGAAAGCGGATGTGGTTATCGTAGCGGCAGGGATGGACGGCGCTCTGCCAAGCGTAGTCTCAGGGTTGGTATCATCACTTGTGATAGGCCTTCCGACCTCAGTGGGATATGGCATTGCAGAAAAAGGAAACACAGCTTTGAGGTCAATGCTGTGTTCATGCAGTCCGGGTCTGGTCGTGGTCAACATAGACAACGGAGTCGGCGCGGCGCTTTCTGCGCTTGCGGCTTCTAAAATAAAGTGTTCCGAACCCGGTCAATTTAACCTGTTGGACGAATGA
- a CDS encoding AI-2E family transporter → MFTGSGAGALHDERYLKMSKKIRESVVPFAALLVLFLFLSWLIVSPLGRPLLWSVVLSYFAYPLYKNLHNNFFSGRLTNIAAGITTLAIVVFMAIPMLFFGLFLIKEFLKVYEAVMQSGVLSGSYTEILQKLHNVPLLGKLLYKLDFVSGFPVFESIIGSSVNWITGFVRILSREILGNAFKVFYLLAVVTVSSFFIVRDGHLILQYVKDIMPLTESERENIVDRSAKMLRAVVYGIVVTAAIQGSLGGLGWWFVGLGHPVLFGFFMFITGMIPFVGTPVIWVPGVLSLFINGDYTGGLILLGWGIGAVSMVDNFVRPVFISGESKIHMLVIFVGIFGGLFNWGFLGLFIGPLILSIGIFLLDLYRAIVSEKFKEN, encoded by the coding sequence ATGTTTACAGGATCGGGGGCAGGGGCATTGCATGACGAGCGTTACCTCAAGATGTCGAAGAAGATCAGGGAGAGCGTGGTACCTTTTGCAGCGCTTCTGGTGCTTTTCCTTTTTCTTTCATGGCTTATAGTCTCACCACTGGGCCGCCCGCTGCTGTGGTCTGTCGTACTCTCTTACTTTGCATACCCTCTTTACAAAAACCTTCACAACAATTTTTTTTCAGGAAGACTTACCAATATCGCAGCCGGAATAACAACACTTGCCATAGTAGTATTCATGGCGATCCCCATGCTCTTCTTCGGACTCTTTTTGATAAAGGAATTTTTGAAGGTATATGAAGCTGTAATGCAGAGCGGGGTGCTTTCAGGTTCATACACGGAGATACTTCAAAAACTCCACAATGTTCCGCTGCTTGGCAAATTACTTTACAAACTTGATTTCGTCAGCGGATTCCCCGTATTTGAATCGATCATCGGCAGCAGCGTGAACTGGATAACGGGGTTTGTACGTATACTATCCAGGGAGATACTGGGCAACGCTTTCAAAGTTTTCTATCTGCTGGCAGTCGTGACGGTATCCTCTTTCTTTATAGTCAGAGATGGTCACCTCATACTTCAATACGTGAAGGACATCATGCCTCTTACCGAGTCTGAGCGGGAGAACATAGTTGACAGATCTGCCAAGATGCTCAGAGCGGTCGTATACGGTATAGTTGTAACAGCAGCGATCCAGGGAAGTCTGGGTGGACTGGGATGGTGGTTTGTGGGTCTTGGACATCCGGTCCTTTTCGGTTTCTTTATGTTTATCACTGGAATGATACCTTTTGTCGGCACTCCGGTGATATGGGTGCCTGGCGTTTTGAGTCTCTTTATTAACGGAGATTATACCGGAGGCCTTATCCTTCTTGGATGGGGAATAGGAGCAGTCAGCATGGTTGACAATTTTGTCAGGCCAGTTTTCATCTCCGGAGAGAGTAAGATCCATATGCTTGTAATATTTGTAGGGATATTCGGAGGTCTTTTCAACTGGGGCTTCCTTGGCCTTTTTATAGGACCTCTCATCCTTTCTATAGGAATTTTCCTTCTTGATCTATATAGAGCCATAGTTTCGGAAAAATTCAAAGAGAACTGA
- the lptB gene encoding LPS export ABC transporter ATP-binding protein: MAITTRSEFEVLKAEHLVKSYNKRRVVDNVSIEIKKGEIVGLLGPNGAGKSTTFYMMIGRIMPESGRVFNGEKDITALPMYERARTGLGYLPQEASVFRKLTVRQNLELVLEEAGILKEERDAKIETLLEGYGLKQIENILGVSLSGGERRRVEIARCLALDPSFILLDEPFSGIDPIAVADLQAIIRQLKDKGYGILLTDHNVRETLSITDRAYLIHQGKVFLEGLPGEIAANEEARKFYLGADFCW, translated from the coding sequence ATGGCAATTACCACAAGATCAGAGTTTGAGGTGCTCAAGGCAGAACACCTCGTTAAATCTTATAATAAAAGAAGAGTAGTCGACAATGTATCTATCGAAATAAAAAAGGGTGAAATAGTCGGGCTTTTGGGGCCCAACGGAGCGGGCAAAAGCACCACTTTTTACATGATGATAGGAAGGATAATGCCGGAGTCAGGAAGAGTATTTAACGGAGAAAAAGATATTACGGCACTCCCTATGTATGAGAGAGCCAGGACGGGGCTTGGCTACCTTCCTCAGGAAGCTTCAGTATTCAGGAAACTTACAGTGAGACAGAACCTCGAACTGGTCCTTGAAGAGGCCGGTATCCTCAAGGAAGAACGTGATGCAAAAATAGAGACCCTGCTTGAGGGTTATGGTCTGAAACAGATCGAAAATATCCTTGGGGTCTCTCTTTCAGGCGGAGAGAGACGACGCGTTGAAATAGCCAGATGCCTGGCTCTTGATCCTTCATTCATTCTTCTGGATGAGCCATTCAGTGGAATAGATCCAATAGCAGTGGCCGATCTGCAGGCGATCATAAGACAGCTGAAAGACAAAGGTTACGGAATACTTCTTACAGACCACAACGTCAGAGAGACACTTTCAATTACTGACAGAGCGTACCTCATCCATCAGGGTAAGGTGTTTTTGGAAGGCCTCCCCGGAGAGATAGCAGCTAACGAAGAGGCGAGAAAATTCTACCTCGGCGCAGATTTTTGCTGGTAA
- the tsaD gene encoding tRNA (adenosine(37)-N6)-threonylcarbamoyltransferase complex transferase subunit TsaD, producing the protein MAEPKELITLGIETSCDDTALAVMKGRNIVLSSVISSQIESHSEYGGVVPELASRMHQEMIIPLLEEVLEETCINDPAKEIDLIAVTAGPGLMGSLLVGVMTAKALSQAWRTPIIGVNHLEGHIFANVAANRDLAPPFISAIVSGGHTEIVWVKNFGEYELLGSTRDDAAGEAYDKIAKMMGLGYPGGPVIDSLASRGDPESYALPMPLSSSGKVEFSFSGLKTAAANIIRNSEKTGTSLKKEDICASFQKAVIGSLTCKIKLAADMTGVKRLTLSGGVAANSGLRSRLNEMAEEEDWELFLPPKNMCTDNAVMIASAGTDSFLRGNRSDLSLSPDPSWEIW; encoded by the coding sequence ATGGCTGAGCCCAAAGAACTCATCACCCTTGGAATAGAGACAAGCTGTGATGACACTGCACTTGCTGTCATGAAGGGCAGAAATATCGTATTGTCCTCGGTGATATCCAGTCAGATAGAATCGCATTCCGAATACGGAGGAGTTGTTCCCGAACTCGCATCGAGGATGCACCAGGAAATGATCATCCCCCTTCTGGAAGAAGTGCTTGAAGAAACATGCATAAATGATCCAGCAAAAGAGATCGACCTTATTGCCGTTACTGCCGGGCCGGGACTGATGGGTTCGCTTCTTGTCGGTGTCATGACTGCCAAGGCGCTCTCACAGGCGTGGAGGACACCTATCATTGGAGTCAACCACCTGGAGGGACACATATTTGCAAACGTCGCCGCGAACAGAGACCTCGCTCCGCCTTTTATTTCAGCTATAGTATCGGGGGGGCATACTGAGATCGTATGGGTGAAGAATTTTGGAGAATATGAACTTCTGGGTTCAACAAGAGATGATGCAGCTGGCGAAGCCTATGATAAGATTGCGAAAATGATGGGGCTTGGCTATCCTGGAGGTCCGGTCATAGACAGTCTGGCATCGCGAGGCGACCCGGAAAGCTATGCGCTGCCAATGCCGCTTTCCTCGTCAGGCAAGGTCGAATTCAGTTTCAGCGGATTAAAAACTGCTGCGGCCAATATAATAAGAAACTCGGAAAAAACAGGCACCTCCTTAAAAAAGGAAGATATCTGCGCATCTTTCCAGAAAGCGGTAATAGGATCTCTTACATGCAAAATAAAACTCGCTGCAGACATGACAGGGGTAAAAAGACTGACGCTTTCAGGAGGCGTTGCAGCAAATTCCGGTCTTCGCAGCAGGCTTAATGAGATGGCAGAAGAAGAGGATTGGGAGTTATTCCTTCCTCCGAAAAATATGTGTACTGATAATGCTGTTATGATCGCATCTGCCGGAACGGACTCTTTCCTCAGGGGCAACAGGTCAGACCTTTCGCTCTCTCCAGACCCTTCATGGGAGATTTGGTAA
- a CDS encoding orotate phosphoribosyltransferase — MRKDFVKTDDKEVAARIMEMMKESGAHLEGHFKLTSGLHSGHYIQCALMLRFPEFAAYAGEMIAERIAHKKPDIILSPALGGLIIGHEVASALGVPFIFCERQEGVMRLRRFPHPGKVRFALIEDVVTTGKSSRETAQILAEGGAEWVSSASIIDRRANDTYKDWDLVSLWKLSFPLYEEQSCPLCKEGLPLVKPGSRPG, encoded by the coding sequence ATGAGGAAAGACTTTGTAAAAACAGATGACAAGGAAGTGGCCGCCAGGATCATGGAAATGATGAAAGAGAGCGGGGCCCACCTCGAAGGACATTTCAAACTGACCTCCGGACTTCACAGCGGTCATTACATACAGTGTGCCCTTATGCTCCGTTTCCCTGAGTTTGCAGCATACGCGGGAGAAATGATCGCAGAGCGGATAGCGCACAAAAAACCCGATATCATCCTTTCTCCTGCGTTGGGCGGACTCATCATAGGCCACGAAGTTGCCAGTGCGCTTGGAGTGCCCTTTATCTTCTGCGAAAGGCAGGAGGGGGTGATGAGGCTCAGAAGGTTTCCCCACCCGGGCAAAGTGCGTTTCGCGCTCATCGAAGATGTGGTTACCACAGGCAAGTCATCACGGGAAACAGCGCAGATACTTGCCGAAGGAGGAGCGGAATGGGTCTCTTCCGCTTCAATAATCGACAGGCGTGCAAATGATACTTATAAGGACTGGGACCTTGTTTCCCTCTGGAAACTAAGTTTTCCTCTTTATGAAGAGCAGAGCTGTCCTCTGTGCAAAGAGGGCCTGCCACTTGTAAAGCCGGGGAGCCGTCCGGGCTGA
- a CDS encoding orotidine-5'-phosphate decarboxylase codes for MNNKKCELIAAVDLPTLDAAREFLEKLDKATPYVKIGPRLYAMGGAPFIGEIVKKGYSLFLDLKLHDIPNTVASAVEPLSEMGLWALTIHTSGGREMMSRSVAMRDKTGSRMNIFGITVLTSLGGDLWSEVHPGSDLDRSLEARALAAASAGLDGIVCSPLDLSLLSGKAEKLARVVPGIRRIRASTEDQTRVATAKEAAAAGASYVVVGRPILEAADPISEVRSILKEISEVQ; via the coding sequence TTGAATAATAAAAAATGTGAATTGATCGCAGCGGTGGATCTGCCGACTCTGGACGCAGCCAGGGAGTTTCTTGAGAAGCTCGATAAAGCGACCCCTTATGTAAAGATAGGACCCAGACTTTACGCAATGGGGGGAGCTCCGTTCATCGGTGAAATAGTTAAAAAAGGATACAGCCTTTTTCTTGACCTTAAACTGCATGACATACCCAACACTGTAGCATCAGCAGTTGAACCTCTTTCTGAGATGGGACTGTGGGCTTTGACCATCCACACGTCAGGCGGACGTGAAATGATGTCTCGGTCCGTCGCAATGAGGGATAAGACAGGAAGCAGGATGAACATCTTTGGGATCACGGTTCTGACAAGCCTCGGAGGAGACCTTTGGAGCGAAGTGCACCCGGGATCTGACCTTGACCGATCACTTGAAGCAAGAGCGCTTGCAGCCGCAAGTGCAGGACTTGACGGCATAGTCTGTTCGCCGCTGGATCTTTCGCTTCTAAGCGGAAAAGCTGAAAAACTTGCAAGAGTTGTCCCTGGTATCAGGAGAATAAGAGCATCGACAGAGGATCAGACAAGGGTGGCAACTGCAAAGGAAGCAGCTGCAGCAGGGGCTTCATATGTCGTTGTTGGAAGGCCGATACTTGAAGCAGCTGATCCTATCAGTGAAGTCAGAAGTATACTTAAGGAAATATCGGAGGTGCAGTGA
- the mviN gene encoding murein biosynthesis integral membrane protein MurJ, with the protein MRMMVGTLASRILGLVREMLTAALFGATRQLDAFYVAYTLANLSRQLLAEGALSASFVPVFSRTLENKGKDSAQNLARQALSVLLLGGAFVVTVGIIFAPVFVGIMAPGFAAEERALAISLTRIMFPFLLFVSVGALAMGVLNSMGSFFVPAVAPALSNLAYILFLIATMKNLTIWNLSSAVLIGGICHMLLQWYWCSRMGVMLTPAVPKKDNAELKNMMYLFFPYAAGLSLNQVNPVISRMFGSFLTGGSISVLTYADRILQLPLGLFVIAISQAVLPMLSRQDPNDRAGFRDFIRDALRFNLFVILPVSVGLFVLSQETVHILFFRGAFTEWAWHATGTALAIYGLGLPGMASSTVILRAMYARRMPKGAVGVTGVTVAVNLAACLLLMPLFKYAGLAGATAAAFTCSSLYGAWALSRNLKEPLGVFDPRWLAKILSSTILMFITLYAVKMTLPYPVSASLGLRAIWLSGMVLAGIAVYSLSTILLRCSEWQWIKDALKKKNN; encoded by the coding sequence ATGAGGATGATGGTCGGCACTCTTGCAAGCAGGATACTTGGTCTTGTAAGGGAAATGCTTACCGCGGCCTTGTTTGGAGCGACCCGCCAGCTTGACGCGTTTTATGTGGCATACACACTGGCAAATCTTTCACGTCAGCTTTTGGCGGAAGGAGCTCTTTCCGCTTCTTTTGTCCCGGTGTTTTCAAGGACTCTTGAAAACAAAGGAAAAGACTCGGCACAAAATCTTGCAAGGCAGGCCCTCTCAGTACTCTTGCTGGGAGGCGCTTTTGTCGTAACTGTCGGTATAATTTTCGCTCCGGTGTTCGTAGGGATAATGGCTCCAGGATTTGCCGCGGAAGAGAGAGCTCTGGCGATATCCCTCACCAGGATAATGTTCCCCTTCCTTCTCTTTGTCTCGGTGGGAGCTCTTGCTATGGGCGTGCTGAACAGTATGGGCTCATTTTTTGTTCCGGCAGTAGCTCCGGCGCTCAGCAACCTGGCTTACATACTCTTTTTGATAGCTACTATGAAAAACCTGACTATATGGAACCTCTCATCAGCGGTCCTCATCGGAGGTATCTGCCATATGCTCCTTCAGTGGTACTGGTGCAGCAGGATGGGAGTGATGCTGACGCCAGCCGTTCCGAAAAAGGACAATGCAGAACTCAAAAACATGATGTACCTCTTTTTTCCATATGCTGCCGGACTCTCATTAAATCAGGTAAACCCTGTGATAAGCAGGATGTTCGGTTCTTTTCTAACAGGAGGTTCGATCTCTGTCCTTACTTATGCGGACAGGATCCTTCAGCTCCCGCTTGGGCTTTTTGTCATAGCTATTTCACAGGCGGTCCTTCCCATGCTCTCCAGACAGGATCCAAATGACAGGGCAGGGTTCAGGGATTTTATAAGAGATGCACTCAGGTTTAACCTTTTTGTAATTCTGCCTGTATCTGTAGGACTCTTCGTTCTTTCCCAGGAGACCGTGCATATACTATTTTTCAGAGGTGCTTTTACCGAATGGGCCTGGCATGCAACAGGCACTGCCCTTGCGATATACGGTCTTGGCCTTCCGGGGATGGCAAGCAGTACCGTCATACTGAGGGCGATGTATGCCAGAAGGATGCCAAAGGGTGCTGTTGGGGTAACCGGGGTGACTGTGGCAGTCAATTTGGCTGCTTGTCTATTGCTGATGCCGCTTTTCAAATACGCGGGTCTTGCAGGAGCCACAGCCGCAGCATTCACATGTTCAAGCCTGTACGGAGCATGGGCTCTTTCAAGGAACCTTAAAGAACCTCTAGGCGTCTTTGATCCCAGATGGCTGGCGAAGATACTTTCTTCTACTATACTGATGTTCATTACTCTCTATGCAGTCAAAATGACTCTGCCATATCCGGTTTCTGCTTCGTTGGGACTCAGGGCGATCTGGCTGTCCGGCATGGTGCTTGCGGGGATAGCAGTATATTCCCTCTCTACGATCCTTCTCCGCTGCTCTGAGTGGCAATGGATAAAAGATGCGCTGAAAAAGAAAAATAATTAA
- a CDS encoding co-chaperone GroES encodes MKLKPLGDRIVVKAAPHEEKTKGGLVLPETVKEKPVEGIVVAVGEGKVLENGKRQPMDVKPDDRIIYSKYSGTEVKLDGEDFLILSERDVLAVVTK; translated from the coding sequence ATGAAACTTAAGCCACTTGGAGACAGAATAGTTGTTAAAGCCGCACCTCACGAAGAAAAGACAAAAGGCGGACTCGTTCTTCCTGAAACAGTGAAAGAGAAGCCAGTCGAAGGAATCGTTGTTGCTGTAGGAGAGGGAAAAGTACTTGAGAACGGCAAACGTCAGCCCATGGATGTCAAACCTGACGACAGGATCATATACAGCAAATACTCAGGTACTGAAGTCAAGCTTGATGGTGAGGATTTCCTCATCCTGAGCGAAAGAGACGTACTGGCAGTAGTAACGAAGTAA
- the groL gene encoding chaperonin GroEL — MAKILLFKEEARRAMERGMNKVADTVGITLGPKGRNVVLDKKYGSPTITNDGVTIAKEFELEDPFENMGAQLIKEVASKTNDVAGDGTTTATVLARAMVREGIKNVAAGANGMLIRKGIESATETVVEQLKKQAVRVKEHSMIAQVASISANDKAIGELIAEAMGKVGEEGVITVEDSKSFGTSLETVEGLQFDKGYISPYMITNPDRMEAVLEDSNILIVDGKISNVKDMLPVLEKIVQLGKPLLIIAEDIEGEALATLVVNKLRGILQVVAVKAPGFGDRRKAMLQDIAVVTGATVISEEVGMKLENADTTVLGGAKKIKVTKEDTTIVEGKGDSKNIKDRASQIKKELADSTSEYDKEKLQERLAKIVGGVAVIQVGAATETEQKELKHRIEDALNSTRAAVQEGIVAGGGVALVECTKELDKQIAKLEGDIRTGAMIVRKSLTEPLHLISSNAGLQGDVIIEKVKTLKTGQGLDATTGEYVDMIKAGIIDPVKVTRTAVQNASSIAAMVLTTDALVADKPEKKDTLGDMAGMGGMGGMGGMDY, encoded by the coding sequence ATGGCAAAGATATTGCTTTTTAAAGAAGAAGCCCGCCGTGCTATGGAGCGCGGAATGAATAAAGTTGCAGACACAGTCGGAATCACACTTGGCCCCAAAGGCCGCAACGTAGTCCTTGACAAGAAATATGGTTCACCCACCATCACTAACGACGGCGTGACGATCGCAAAGGAATTTGAACTCGAAGATCCGTTTGAAAATATGGGAGCACAGCTTATCAAAGAAGTAGCTTCAAAAACCAACGATGTAGCAGGAGACGGTACGACAACAGCTACAGTCCTTGCCCGTGCTATGGTCCGCGAAGGCATTAAAAACGTTGCCGCAGGAGCTAACGGAATGCTCATCCGCAAGGGTATCGAAAGCGCGACTGAGACAGTTGTAGAGCAGCTCAAGAAGCAGGCAGTCCGCGTAAAAGAGCACAGCATGATCGCACAGGTCGCTTCGATCTCAGCAAACGACAAGGCGATCGGCGAACTTATCGCTGAGGCTATGGGCAAGGTCGGAGAAGAAGGCGTAATCACAGTTGAGGACAGCAAGAGCTTTGGAACATCACTCGAGACAGTGGAAGGCCTCCAGTTCGACAAGGGATACATCAGCCCCTACATGATCACGAATCCTGATCGTATGGAAGCAGTGCTTGAAGACTCCAATATACTCATCGTTGACGGCAAGATCAGCAATGTCAAAGACATGCTCCCCGTCCTCGAGAAGATCGTACAGCTTGGCAAACCTCTCCTCATCATCGCAGAGGATATTGAAGGCGAAGCCCTTGCTACACTTGTAGTCAACAAACTCCGCGGCATCCTCCAGGTTGTTGCTGTCAAAGCTCCCGGATTCGGCGACAGAAGGAAGGCAATGCTCCAGGATATAGCTGTTGTTACAGGCGCTACAGTCATTAGCGAAGAAGTCGGCATGAAGCTTGAGAATGCAGACACGACAGTCCTCGGCGGAGCCAAAAAGATCAAGGTTACCAAAGAAGACACAACGATAGTCGAAGGGAAAGGCGATTCCAAGAACATCAAGGATCGCGCATCCCAGATAAAGAAAGAGCTTGCTGATTCAACATCAGAGTATGACAAAGAGAAGCTTCAGGAGCGCCTTGCCAAGATAGTCGGCGGAGTTGCGGTCATCCAGGTCGGTGCTGCGACAGAGACCGAGCAGAAAGAACTCAAACACCGCATTGAAGACGCACTCAACTCGACCCGCGCGGCAGTTCAGGAAGGCATCGTAGCAGGCGGCGGAGTTGCACTTGTAGAATGCACAAAGGAACTTGACAAGCAGATCGCAAAACTTGAGGGAGACATCAGGACCGGAGCAATGATAGTCCGCAAGTCTCTGACTGAGCCCCTCCACCTGATCTCTTCAAACGCAGGTCTCCAGGGTGATGTCATCATCGAGAAGGTGAAGACGCTGAAAACCGGACAGGGACTTGATGCAACGACAGGCGAGTATGTTGACATGATCAAAGCCGGTATAATCGACCCCGTTAAGGTAACACGTACAGCAGTTCAGAACGCTTCCTCCATCGCAGCTATGGTACTCACCACAGATGCTCTCGTAGCTGACAAGCCGGAAAAGAAGGATACTCTCGGCGACATGGCAGGTATGGGCGGCATGGGCGGAATGGGCGGTATGGATTACTAA
- the guaA gene encoding GMP synthase (glutamine-hydrolyzing) (contains glutamine-hydrolyzing domain and glutamine amidotransferase; GMP-binding domain; functions to produce GMP from XMP in the IMP pathway): MKNRENKILILDCGSQYTQLIARRVRELGVFSEILFWDSPAEKIEASSPSGIIISGGPRSVLDSDAPSIPMHILGSDIPVLGICYGMQLIAHQFGGKVKRGEAAEYGRAKVKFSAGGRVFGGIGEEKELEVWMSHWDQVTELPQNFSATAWSENGALAAFQSSDGRISALQFHPEVVHTPKGREILSAFIFDICGCTADWNLGIDWVEREIDKIREKVGTGRVICGLSGGVDSTVSAVITSKAVGENLHCIFVDHGLLRKNEADQVMETYRTLSLNVHRVDAEERFLSALAGVTDPEKKRKIIGALFIRVFEEEARRIGGSDWLLQGTIYPDVVESGHGGGNVIKSHHNVGGLPDDMKMKLLEPLRDLFKDEVRAVGKALGIEPHFLERHPFPGPGLAVRCLGELKKERLDVLREADAIFIEEIRKFGLYKEIWQAFCALLPVRSVGVVGDVRTYGETAVLRAVSSLDAMTAEWVHLPYELLDTVSRRICNEVPAINRVVLDVTGKPPATIEWE, translated from the coding sequence ATGAAAAACAGAGAGAACAAGATCCTGATATTAGACTGCGGCTCCCAGTACACACAGCTTATTGCAAGGAGAGTAAGAGAACTCGGAGTTTTCAGCGAAATACTCTTCTGGGATTCTCCTGCAGAAAAGATCGAAGCATCTTCTCCCTCAGGCATAATCATTTCAGGCGGTCCCAGGAGCGTCCTTGACAGCGATGCTCCGTCCATACCGATGCATATACTCGGATCCGACATACCGGTCCTCGGTATTTGCTACGGGATGCAGCTGATAGCACATCAGTTTGGTGGGAAAGTCAAACGAGGTGAAGCTGCGGAGTACGGGAGAGCAAAAGTAAAGTTCTCCGCCGGTGGCCGTGTCTTCGGAGGAATTGGAGAGGAAAAAGAACTCGAAGTATGGATGAGCCACTGGGATCAGGTAACAGAGCTTCCGCAGAACTTTTCTGCTACGGCATGGAGCGAGAACGGCGCCCTTGCCGCTTTTCAATCATCAGACGGAAGGATAAGCGCGCTCCAGTTTCACCCGGAAGTGGTCCACACACCGAAGGGAAGGGAGATCCTCTCGGCATTTATATTTGATATATGCGGCTGCACTGCTGACTGGAACCTAGGGATCGATTGGGTCGAGAGAGAAATAGACAAGATCAGGGAAAAGGTTGGGACAGGAAGGGTGATATGCGGTCTTTCCGGCGGAGTCGACTCAACGGTCTCCGCAGTCATCACATCCAAAGCCGTTGGCGAAAATCTTCACTGTATTTTTGTAGACCACGGACTCCTACGAAAGAACGAAGCCGACCAGGTAATGGAGACTTATCGAACTCTCAGTCTCAACGTACACAGGGTCGATGCCGAGGAGAGGTTCCTCTCTGCACTTGCAGGTGTCACTGATCCGGAGAAAAAGAGAAAGATAATCGGAGCACTTTTTATTCGTGTTTTTGAAGAAGAGGCCCGGCGAATCGGTGGTTCAGACTGGCTGTTACAGGGCACAATATATCCTGACGTAGTAGAAAGCGGACATGGCGGAGGAAACGTTATAAAGAGCCATCACAATGTTGGCGGGCTGCCGGATGACATGAAAATGAAGCTCCTGGAGCCCCTGCGCGACCTCTTTAAAGATGAAGTCAGGGCAGTTGGAAAAGCCCTTGGTATAGAGCCGCATTTCCTTGAGAGACATCCTTTTCCCGGCCCGGGCCTCGCAGTAAGATGTCTCGGAGAGTTAAAGAAAGAGCGTCTTGATGTACTTAGGGAGGCTGACGCGATCTTTATAGAAGAGATAAGGAAGTTTGGACTGTACAAGGAAATATGGCAGGCATTCTGTGCCCTTCTTCCTGTACGGAGCGTCGGGGTCGTGGGGGATGTAAGGACATACGGGGAGACAGCGGTGCTGAGGGCGGTTTCATCACTCGACGCAATGACAGCAGAGTGGGTCCATCTCCCCTACGAACTTCTGGACACAGTAAGCAGAAGGATATGCAACGAAGTGCCCGCTATCAACAGGGTCGTGCTTGATGTAACGGGAAAGCCGCCCGCAACTATAGAGTGGGAATAG